TAAATTTTTTATACAAAGTTGATTAGAACGAGTGTTCAAGACTAATGCGGGAAAAGCGCGTCCAATTGAGAGCCCACAAGCGCAAAAACCGAGGGCGGAAAGCGAGGTTTTGAACGTCGATTTCCTCATTGCCCTATATATCCATCTACCATGAAGTTATATAGTTTCCTTCTCCATTCAAAGGAGTTTTATAACTATTATTTTCCCCATCTTGCCAAGTAATATTGCCATCTTCATCTTTCAGGACGAACTTGAATTCATAGAATCGATCTGCGGCTAAACGGAATGTTCCACTCCAGCTGCCATCTTTGTTTTGAGTGAGTTTATATTCGTAATCTTCAGGATTCCACCTGCCGATTTCTCCTCTATCCCCAATTAAGTAAACTCCATGTGTGGGAGGTGCATTTTCAACTGTGAATGTAACTGGAATCGACATGCCTTCCAATTTATCAGCCATCATCCTGAACTCATTTGTTGGATTTCCTTCATCGTCGAATAAATAGGACATCCTTAGCAAGGTAAATCCCTCAAAACCATGGTTAAAAACCATTTCTGCTATATTGTCAAAGCCCCTTTCATTATTGATCAGCGGGAGTGCGTTTTCCCCGTTTAAAGAAATTCCTTTTTCATTAGTTAAAGAGGCAATATGGGTCACCAACGTTTTTGGAGCGCTATAGGATGGAGCAGTTTGTGCTTCTTGATCTCCCATTTCCAAACAGGTGAACGTGAGGGCCATATTCGATTTCTTAAATTGATTCAATAATTTGGAGTAGTTATAGTAGCCGGCACTATACTCTGCTGAATGCGGCAGTACGGGATCATTCATTTTCCAATGGACTCCCGAGATTTTAGCTCCAATTGGCACGCCAAAGACTTTGTCAAAATGTTTATGGGCGAATTTAGAGATTTTTGCAAGATGCTTTTCGAGTGCTCCTTGATACCACTGCATAAAGTCATATCCAAATTGTGTATCGATTGCTCCGCCCTTTGTGAAAAATTCATCCCCGTTTCCTGGCGGCTGTATCTCATTCCAGTTTTTATACGTTTTGCCCCAAGCAGCATTTAATTTTTTTATCGTTGAATATTTTTCTCTCATGGTTAGCCTGAAATCCCGTTTGGCTCCTTCTGTATAAACTTGAAGTTGTCCCCTTTCAGGATAATTCCAGCCATCAGCATTCTGGTATGAGGGATATCTAAGTTCCCCAGCTGGTCCTGCACTTAAATATATTTTAGCTATTAGACCCTTCTGATCAGCAAAGTTCTCTGCAAATGATTTGTACAATTCGTTGTATTGATCAGCTGTACCTTCCCACCAAGGAGCAAGTACTTCCTTATTCCAGAAACCACTTTCACTCTTGAAAGCCATGTTTTCGGCAGTGTCTTTATTCCAGAGCCAACTCGGGATGGGATAGTTACAATCATCCCCCACATTACCGCCGCATTGATGTGTAGACAAAATGGGCACCCATTTTAAACCGGAAGCTTTCACTGTTTCCCCATATTTTTTATAATAAGTCCAATCAAACTGATTATCTTTTTTACTCTCGACTAATCCCCACCAGATATCTGTCGTTATTGCATAAACTCCATTTTCCTTCAACTGGGTCAGCTCTGCTTCAAATGCATCCCAATCTGTTATTTCACCCAATGGGGCCATTACATAAAGCTTGTAATCTGGTTTTACTTCTGCTGATCCAGGTGAAGTACTTGATAAAGGAACAAAATACAGCATAAAGGTAAAAACACCAACAGATAATTTGTTCATAAGAACGCCAACCTTTCCCCAATAACTTTATTCATTTGTTTATCATTGAAGTCGCTTACATTCTTTTCGTTTTATTAAGACACTCCTTTACTGGAAATTATATTTGTTTTGGAAATATTTATCAATTATTTCGTCATGGTAATTTAGTTCATATCTCCTAAAAGAAAAAATGGATAGTCCCTTAAGAGACTATCCAGAGCAGCGGGTTATCTACATTTTTATAAAACAATATAAACATTACCATCTTCTATTTCAACATTGAATGTTTTTACGCAACCATTATCAGGTTTTTGGACTTCTCCATTCTTGACACTGATTTTCCAGTCATGCATCGGGCAAAAGACGTGATCACCACTCACAATGCCTTCCACCAGAACACCGCCTTTATGTGGGCAACGATTTTCAATAGCTCGGAATTCACCATTTGCTAAATGAAAAAGAGCAATTTCATGAGAGCCTATGGTTACTGTTTTCCCTAGTTTTTTTGGCATCTCATTTACTTTTGAAACCTTTATTTTTTGAAGAGTTTTCCCCATGTAGGCTTCCCCCATATTCATTTATTTGATTTAGCTGGAATTTTCACTTTTTGAAATAAACCGGTTTGGATCGCCTTGCTCTCAATGATTTCTTTCCACGGTTCTTGCAATACCGAAATGGCCTCATCTAAACGTTGATTAAGCTCAATTCTTTTTTGCTTATCACCAATAATCGTCTTAATGGTATCGAACCCTACACGCTCCACCCAGACAGACGTTCTTTCTAAATAATTGGCAGTCTCCCGATAATGTTGGAGGTATGCACCTGCAATTTCTATTACCTCATCACTTGTTTTCACTTTGCATAATAATTCAGCAGCTCTTAAATGGGTTCCGCCGTTGCCGCCAATATAAATTTCCCATGCACCATCCACGCCGACAACACCAAGATCTTTGATACCGGATTCAGCACAATTACGAGGACATGCCGACACGGCCATCTTAACCTTATGCGGTGTGCCTACACGTTCAAATTTCTTCTCCAGGGCAATGCCAAGCCCAATTGAATCCTGGGTGCCAAAGCGGCAAAAGTTTTCCCCTACGCATGTTTTCACAGTTCGAAGGGTTTTTCCGTAAGCATATCCGGAAGGCATATCCAGGTCGGCCCATACACTTGGAAGGTCTTCTTTTTCAACGCCGAACATATCTATTCTTTGCCCGCCTGTAACCTTAAGTAACTTAACATTATACTTATCGGCAACATTTGCTATTTTCCGTAATTGATCGGGATTAGTGACGCCCCCATACATTCTTGGCACAACGGAAAATGTACCATCCTTTTGAATATTTGCATGTAGTCTTTCATTTACATAGCGGGATTCTTTTTCGTCCTCATATTCAACAGGATGAATCATGCCTAAGTAATAGTTCAGTGCCGGTTTACACTTCGAGCATCCATCACTTGTATTCCA
The DNA window shown above is from Peribacillus sp. FSL P2-0133 and carries:
- the nirD gene encoding nitrite reductase small subunit NirD, translated to MGKTLQKIKVSKVNEMPKKLGKTVTIGSHEIALFHLANGEFRAIENRCPHKGGVLVEGIVSGDHVFCPMHDWKISVKNGEVQKPDNGCVKTFNVEIEDGNVYIVL
- a CDS encoding family 14 glycosylhydrolase, with the translated sequence MNKLSVGVFTFMLYFVPLSSTSPGSAEVKPDYKLYVMAPLGEITDWDAFEAELTQLKENGVYAITTDIWWGLVESKKDNQFDWTYYKKYGETVKASGLKWVPILSTHQCGGNVGDDCNYPIPSWLWNKDTAENMAFKSESGFWNKEVLAPWWEGTADQYNELYKSFAENFADQKGLIAKIYLSAGPAGELRYPSYQNADGWNYPERGQLQVYTEGAKRDFRLTMREKYSTIKKLNAAWGKTYKNWNEIQPPGNGDEFFTKGGAIDTQFGYDFMQWYQGALEKHLAKISKFAHKHFDKVFGVPIGAKISGVHWKMNDPVLPHSAEYSAGYYNYSKLLNQFKKSNMALTFTCLEMGDQEAQTAPSYSAPKTLVTHIASLTNEKGISLNGENALPLINNERGFDNIAEMVFNHGFEGFTLLRMSYLFDDEGNPTNEFRMMADKLEGMSIPVTFTVENAPPTHGVYLIGDRGEIGRWNPEDYEYKLTQNKDGSWSGTFRLAADRFYEFKFVLKDEDGNITWQDGENNSYKTPLNGEGNYITSW